The following proteins come from a genomic window of Frankia casuarinae:
- a CDS encoding LysM peptidoglycan-binding domain-containing protein → MIARAARQTLARFAGATAAAITAIILIVFGPRLADLPESVEAAPEWFAAAPEQALATIIGGVAWVCLLWLCLGVLLGALSAIPGGVGRLSAALARRIVPRTIRRMLEISLGVTLVTGVAPIIAAVPASAATGPAGTGVSAGATAALPDLDRPTTVGHPPNPIAGFPDLDRPPAGTSAGHAPATPPVSSTGPVSSTGPVSPAGPVSPAGSTSSPEPGAGAVPATSPTPTISVPGLGEAIPVVDLHETTSAAGSPTPPPAPVSAAGGNPVHTAPDPGALTRLTTARTTTAGWPDLDRPATTSPSSPAAPGAAITPTPFNPTSFNPTSSGPTSSNPTSSGPAAPIASVPARDPIVPPAPRGTGRPMSLPGTDRTSPGVEAAEIVVLRGDSLWSIAARHLGPNATQEQIAAEWPRWWAANSDLIGHDPNLIFPGQRLKPPPGP, encoded by the coding sequence ATGATCGCGAGGGCGGCTCGACAGACGCTGGCGCGGTTCGCCGGCGCGACCGCGGCCGCAATCACGGCGATCATATTGATCGTTTTCGGCCCCCGGCTGGCCGACCTGCCGGAGAGCGTCGAGGCCGCCCCGGAATGGTTCGCCGCCGCGCCCGAGCAGGCGCTGGCCACGATCATCGGGGGCGTCGCCTGGGTGTGCCTGCTCTGGCTGTGCCTGGGGGTTCTGCTCGGCGCGCTGTCGGCTATCCCCGGCGGAGTCGGCCGGCTCAGCGCGGCGCTGGCCCGCCGGATCGTTCCCCGCACGATCCGGCGGATGCTCGAGATCAGCCTCGGAGTGACACTCGTCACCGGGGTGGCGCCGATCATCGCCGCGGTCCCGGCCTCCGCGGCCACCGGACCTGCGGGGACCGGTGTCAGTGCGGGCGCCACCGCCGCACTGCCCGATCTGGACCGGCCCACCACCGTCGGCCATCCCCCGAACCCGATAGCCGGCTTCCCCGACCTCGATCGCCCCCCGGCCGGCACCTCCGCCGGTCACGCCCCCGCGACACCCCCCGTCTCCTCCACCGGCCCCGTCTCCTCCACCGGCCCCGTCTCCCCTGCCGGCCCCGTCTCCCCTGCCGGCTCCACGTCCTCTCCCGAACCCGGTGCCGGTGCCGTCCCGGCGACCAGCCCCACCCCAACGATCTCGGTTCCCGGTCTCGGTGAGGCGATCCCCGTCGTGGACCTGCACGAGACCACCTCGGCGGCCGGCTCGCCAACGCCGCCCCCAGCCCCGGTTTCCGCCGCCGGCGGAAACCCGGTGCACACCGCCCCTGACCCCGGCGCCCTCACTCGGCTCACCACGGCTCGCACGACCACAGCCGGCTGGCCGGACCTGGACCGACCCGCCACCACCTCCCCGAGCAGCCCGGCCGCGCCCGGCGCGGCCATCACTCCGACACCGTTCAACCCGACATCGTTCAACCCGACATCGTCCGGACCGACATCGTCCAACCCGACATCGTCCGGACCGGCGGCTCCGATCGCATCGGTACCGGCCCGGGATCCGATCGTGCCGCCGGCCCCTCGTGGAACGGGCAGGCCCATGAGCCTCCCGGGTACCGACCGGACCTCTCCCGGCGTCGAGGCGGCGGAAATCGTCGTCCTCCGCGGCGACAGTCTCTGGTCCATCGCGGCCCGTCATCTCGGCCCGAACGCGACGCAGGAGCAGATCGCGGCCGAGTGGCCACGGTGGTGGGCCGCCAACTCCGACCTGATCGGCCACGACCCGAATCTGATCTTCCCCGGCCAACGCCTGAAACCACCCCCCGGGCCCTGA
- a CDS encoding response regulator: MTVEEQRSEEMLPTPSEANPIRVLIVDDHALFRRGLEMVLGQEVDIEVVGEAADGAEAVTMAKEMAPDIVLMDVRMPRRGGIDATSAIKEAVPSAKIVMLTISDEEADLYDAIKAGAMGYLLKEISIDEVAADIRAVYGGQSLISPSMASKLLSEFAAMIKNKDDRPQLPTPRLTDREMEVLRLVAKGMNNRDIAKQLYISENTVKNHIRNILEKLQLHSRMEAVVYAVREKLLEIT, translated from the coding sequence ATGACGGTGGAGGAGCAGCGCTCTGAGGAGATGCTGCCGACGCCATCGGAGGCGAACCCCATCCGGGTGCTGATCGTTGACGACCATGCGCTGTTCCGGCGTGGGCTGGAGATGGTGCTGGGGCAGGAGGTTGACATCGAGGTCGTCGGGGAGGCCGCGGACGGTGCCGAGGCGGTGACCATGGCTAAGGAGATGGCGCCGGACATCGTGCTCATGGATGTGCGGATGCCGCGCCGTGGCGGGATCGACGCCACGAGCGCCATCAAGGAGGCTGTCCCGAGCGCCAAGATCGTCATGCTGACCATCAGCGACGAGGAGGCCGACCTCTATGACGCGATTAAGGCGGGGGCCATGGGCTACCTGCTGAAGGAGATCTCTATCGACGAGGTCGCCGCGGACATCCGCGCCGTGTACGGGGGGCAGAGCCTCATCAGCCCGTCCATGGCGTCGAAGCTGCTCAGCGAGTTCGCAGCCATGATTAAGAACAAGGATGACCGTCCGCAGCTCCCTACCCCCCGGCTGACCGACCGGGAGATGGAGGTGCTGCGGCTCGTCGCCAAGGGCATGAACAACCGTGACATCGCCAAGCAGCTCTACATCAGTGAGAACACGGTCAAGAACCACATCCGCAACATCCTGGAGAAGCTCCAGCTGCACTCCAGGATGGAGGCGGTCGTGTACGCGGTCCGGGAGAAGCTGCTCGAGATCACCTGA
- the secA gene encoding preprotein translocase subunit SecA, with product MVLDKILRAGEGRILRKLKAIAEQVNLIEDDFTGLSDGELRGMTDEFRQRLADGKETLDDLLPEAFAAVREAARRTLGQRHFDVQIMGGAALHLGNIAEMKTGEGKTLVSTLPTYLNALAGKGVHVITVNDYLAQRDAENMGRVHRFLGLTVGVIHPQMPPPVRRAQYACDITYGTNNEFGFDYLRDNMAWSSEELVQRGHNFAVVDEVDSILIDEARTPLIISGPADHPTRWYTEFARIAPLLERDVDYEVEEGKRTVAITESGVEKVEDQLGIENLYESVNTPLVGYLNNSLKAKELYKRDKDYIVTDGEVLIVDEFTGRVLHGRRYSEGMHQAIEAKEKVEIKQENQTLATITLQNYFRLYDKLSGMTGTAMTEAAEFHQIYSLGVVPIPTNKPMVRLDQPDVVYKTEIAKFDAVVEDIAERHEKGQPVLVGTTSVEKSEYLSKQLRKRGVPHEVLNAKHHEREAAIIAEAGRKGAVTVATNMAGRGTDIMLGGNPEFIAQAELRQRGLSPIETPEDYEAAWQEALEKARQSVKAEHEEVVDAGGLYVLGTERHESRRIDNQLRGRAGRQGDRGESRFYLSLGDDLMRLFNAAAVEGIMDRLNIPEDVPIESKIVTRAIRSAQTQVEGQNFEIRKNVLKYDEVMNKQRTVIYEERRKVLGGADLHEQVRHFVDDTVEGYVRGATADGYPEEWDLDTLWTALGQLYPVGVVAPDVDDRDGLTADHLLEDIQVDAQEAYDRRELDLGDGPDSEPIMRELERRVVLAVLDRKWREHLYEMDYLQEGIGLRAMGQRDPLVEYQREGFDMFQTMMEGIKEESVRLLFNVEVQVAGQEEAATSVGVEPAVSAAPAPPAAAATLPAPAVPTIPDGAGPVADAQPVRPAAARQTPPPPSPVPSAPLPVFVKGLEPRRPTGGLRYTAPSVDGGSGPVTTVDGRSGLGRPAGDGALSAARGEAGTAQPGAGTRPARNAPCPCGSGRKYKRCHGDPARRNTE from the coding sequence GTGGTACTAGACAAGATCTTGCGTGCCGGCGAGGGCCGGATCCTGCGCAAGCTCAAGGCGATCGCCGAGCAGGTGAACCTGATCGAGGACGACTTCACCGGCCTGTCCGACGGTGAACTGCGAGGCATGACCGACGAGTTCCGCCAGCGGCTCGCGGACGGGAAGGAGACCCTCGACGACCTGCTGCCCGAGGCCTTCGCCGCCGTGCGCGAGGCGGCGCGGCGCACGCTGGGCCAGCGGCATTTCGATGTGCAGATCATGGGGGGCGCGGCCCTTCATCTCGGCAACATCGCCGAGATGAAGACCGGTGAGGGCAAGACGCTGGTCTCGACCCTGCCGACCTACCTCAACGCGCTGGCCGGTAAGGGTGTGCACGTCATCACCGTCAACGACTACCTCGCCCAGCGCGACGCCGAGAACATGGGCCGGGTCCATCGTTTCCTCGGCCTCACCGTGGGGGTGATCCATCCGCAGATGCCGCCGCCGGTCCGGCGGGCCCAGTACGCCTGCGACATCACCTACGGCACCAACAACGAGTTCGGGTTCGACTACCTCCGTGACAACATGGCCTGGAGTTCGGAGGAGCTCGTCCAGCGTGGCCACAACTTCGCGGTCGTCGACGAGGTGGACTCCATCCTCATCGACGAGGCCCGCACGCCGTTGATCATCAGCGGTCCAGCGGATCATCCGACCAGGTGGTACACGGAGTTTGCCCGGATCGCCCCGCTGCTCGAACGCGATGTCGATTACGAGGTCGAAGAGGGCAAGCGGACGGTGGCCATCACCGAGTCCGGGGTTGAGAAGGTCGAGGACCAGCTCGGCATCGAGAACCTCTACGAATCGGTGAATACCCCGCTCGTGGGCTACCTGAACAATTCGCTGAAGGCCAAGGAGCTCTACAAGCGGGACAAGGACTACATCGTTACCGACGGTGAGGTTCTCATCGTCGACGAGTTCACCGGCCGCGTGCTCCACGGTCGTCGCTACAGCGAGGGAATGCACCAGGCGATCGAGGCCAAGGAAAAGGTCGAGATCAAGCAGGAGAACCAGACCCTCGCGACGATCACGCTGCAGAACTACTTCCGGCTCTACGACAAGCTCTCCGGCATGACCGGTACCGCCATGACCGAGGCGGCCGAGTTCCACCAGATCTACTCGCTCGGGGTCGTCCCCATCCCGACGAACAAGCCGATGGTCCGGCTCGACCAGCCGGACGTCGTCTACAAGACCGAGATCGCGAAGTTCGACGCCGTGGTGGAGGACATCGCCGAGCGGCACGAGAAGGGCCAACCGGTCCTGGTCGGCACCACCAGCGTCGAGAAGTCCGAGTACCTCTCGAAGCAGCTTCGCAAGCGTGGTGTGCCGCACGAGGTGCTCAACGCCAAGCACCACGAGCGGGAGGCGGCCATCATCGCCGAGGCGGGCCGCAAGGGCGCCGTCACGGTGGCGACGAACATGGCCGGTCGTGGTACGGACATCATGCTCGGCGGTAACCCGGAGTTCATTGCCCAGGCCGAGCTGCGCCAGCGCGGCCTCTCGCCGATCGAGACCCCCGAGGACTATGAGGCGGCCTGGCAGGAGGCCCTGGAGAAGGCCAGGCAGTCGGTGAAGGCCGAGCACGAGGAGGTCGTCGACGCCGGCGGCCTGTACGTGCTCGGCACCGAGCGGCACGAGTCCCGGCGCATCGACAACCAGCTGCGTGGCCGGGCCGGCCGGCAGGGCGACCGCGGTGAGTCGCGCTTCTACCTCTCCCTCGGTGACGATCTCATGCGGTTGTTCAACGCGGCCGCGGTCGAGGGCATCATGGATCGGCTGAACATCCCCGAGGACGTCCCGATCGAATCGAAGATCGTGACTCGGGCGATCCGGTCGGCCCAGACCCAGGTCGAGGGGCAGAACTTCGAGATCCGCAAGAACGTCCTCAAGTACGACGAGGTCATGAACAAGCAGCGCACCGTGATCTATGAGGAGCGCCGCAAGGTTCTCGGCGGTGCCGATCTCCACGAGCAGGTGCGTCACTTCGTTGACGACACCGTCGAGGGATACGTGCGCGGCGCCACCGCCGACGGGTACCCGGAGGAGTGGGATCTCGACACGCTCTGGACGGCGCTCGGGCAGCTCTACCCGGTCGGTGTGGTGGCACCCGATGTCGATGATCGAGACGGGCTCACTGCCGATCACCTGCTCGAGGACATCCAGGTCGACGCGCAGGAGGCGTACGACCGGCGGGAACTCGACCTCGGCGACGGCCCCGACAGCGAACCGATCATGCGGGAGCTGGAGCGACGGGTCGTCCTCGCGGTCTTGGACCGCAAGTGGCGCGAGCACCTCTACGAGATGGACTACCTGCAGGAGGGCATCGGGCTGCGGGCGATGGGACAGCGGGACCCGCTGGTCGAGTACCAGCGTGAGGGTTTCGACATGTTCCAGACGATGATGGAGGGCATCAAGGAGGAGTCCGTCCGGCTGCTGTTCAACGTCGAGGTCCAGGTTGCGGGGCAGGAGGAGGCCGCCACGTCGGTGGGCGTCGAGCCGGCCGTGTCCGCTGCTCCCGCACCGCCGGCCGCAGCCGCGACCCTGCCCGCTCCGGCGGTGCCGACGATTCCGGACGGCGCCGGTCCCGTCGCGGACGCGCAGCCCGTTCGCCCCGCGGCGGCCCGTCAGACTCCGCCACCCCCTTCACCGGTTCCGTCCGCACCGCTGCCGGTCTTCGTCAAGGGGCTCGAGCCGCGGCGGCCGACCGGTGGCCTGCGCTACACCGCGCCGTCGGTCGACGGTGGATCCGGGCCGGTCACGACGGTGGATGGCAGGTCGGGACTGGGCCGCCCGGCTGGAGACGGTGCGCTCAGCGCCGCCCGCGGCGAGGCCGGCACGGCGCAGCCCGGTGCGGGCACGCGTCCCGCTCGCAATGCGCCCTGCCCGTGTGGGTCGGGCCGCAAGTACAAGCGCTGCCACGGCGACCCGGCGCGCCGCAACACCGAGTGA
- a CDS encoding Rv3235 family protein: protein MRRLPITPHEPPYDDEAGSSSAGAPTGSSTRPPRPRVRPAGRTTADRPGRPVTAPGGGGRRRGGPSGPGGPPRGRGGADGQTEPGGTTVDRTPRHLAMPERTVTGTGMGSAASHAVPGLDPVAGPRPGHPAGSRTNPPPRETAVVIVRAIVETLGGVRPASHLAGWTTPRLQNDLERIVAQTTDRRRGQVRSVRVSEPRPGVAEVSAVISRGARVAALALRMESSSGRWRVTTLQVG, encoded by the coding sequence ATGCGCCGCCTTCCCATCACCCCCCACGAACCGCCCTATGACGACGAGGCCGGCTCCTCGTCGGCCGGCGCCCCGACCGGCTCGTCGACAAGGCCGCCCCGACCCCGGGTGCGGCCGGCCGGACGCACCACCGCCGATCGTCCAGGCCGGCCCGTGACCGCCCCGGGAGGCGGCGGACGCCGCCGTGGCGGCCCGTCGGGACCCGGCGGGCCGCCACGCGGCCGTGGCGGTGCGGACGGCCAGACCGAGCCCGGTGGCACGACGGTCGATCGGACTCCTCGGCACCTCGCCATGCCCGAGCGCACGGTCACGGGCACAGGCATGGGATCAGCGGCGTCACACGCGGTGCCGGGTCTCGATCCGGTAGCCGGTCCGCGGCCGGGACACCCCGCCGGGAGCCGGACGAACCCACCGCCCCGGGAAACGGCGGTGGTCATCGTCAGAGCGATCGTCGAGACGCTCGGCGGGGTGCGCCCGGCCTCGCATCTCGCCGGATGGACGACGCCCCGCCTGCAGAACGATCTCGAACGCATCGTCGCCCAGACCACGGATCGCAGGCGGGGTCAGGTCCGCAGCGTACGGGTCAGCGAACCGCGCCCCGGAGTCGCCGAGGTCTCGGCGGTCATCAGCCGAGGTGCCCGGGTGGCCGCACTCGCGCTGCGCATGGAGTCGTCCAGCGGACGCTGGCGGGTGACGACCCTGCAGGTGGGTTAG
- a CDS encoding DUF4129 domain-containing protein translates to MTLGGPVTRDGAREEARRELSRHLYRSSEPSWWSRAVRWIDDRIGDLVHWLLPGGDGLGGGSGGLGVLALVLVLVVVAVALRWWLGPVRRSARTRREDNDLSSSSTAAQLRAEADGHAAGGAYAEAVRSRLRAIVRMLEEKGVLDPRPGRTAGELVEEVARIAPSPDGGQPRGGTDRPGATTGAAGDGPGTAFEPAAALAAAVEVFSEIWYGGRPGSAAGYRVLVEADRALIQLRRGADGADGTDGTDGTGGTGGTGGTGTLAVPA, encoded by the coding sequence ATGACGCTCGGCGGTCCTGTCACTCGGGACGGAGCTCGGGAGGAGGCTCGGCGGGAACTTTCCAGGCACCTCTACAGAAGTTCCGAACCCAGCTGGTGGAGCCGGGCGGTCCGGTGGATCGACGACAGGATCGGGGATCTGGTCCACTGGCTGCTCCCCGGCGGAGACGGCCTCGGCGGAGGGTCGGGTGGTCTCGGGGTCCTCGCGCTCGTCCTCGTACTCGTCGTCGTGGCGGTGGCGCTGCGGTGGTGGCTCGGCCCGGTGCGCCGCAGCGCGCGTACCAGGCGGGAGGATAACGACCTGTCCAGTTCGTCAACCGCGGCGCAGCTGCGTGCCGAGGCTGACGGCCACGCCGCCGGCGGAGCCTATGCGGAGGCGGTTCGGTCCCGGCTACGGGCCATCGTGCGGATGCTGGAGGAGAAGGGCGTGCTCGATCCGCGCCCCGGCCGTACGGCCGGTGAACTCGTCGAGGAGGTGGCGAGAATCGCGCCGTCCCCCGACGGCGGGCAACCCCGGGGCGGAACGGACCGGCCGGGCGCGACGACGGGCGCGGCGGGCGATGGACCCGGCACGGCGTTCGAGCCGGCCGCGGCGCTCGCCGCGGCGGTCGAGGTCTTCAGCGAGATCTGGTACGGCGGGCGCCCGGGGTCCGCGGCCGGCTACCGGGTCCTGGTCGAGGCCGACCGCGCCCTGATCCAGCTGCGTCGCGGCGCAGACGGCGCAGACGGCACAGACGGCACAGACGGCACCGGCGGCACCGGCGGCACCGGCGGCACCGGCACCCTCGCGGTCCCGGCATGA
- the hpf gene encoding ribosome hibernation-promoting factor, HPF/YfiA family, whose protein sequence is MDIVVKGRHTAVPERFRNHVQAKLAKLERLNSNIIRVDVELSKERNPRLSDVCDRVELTVYSRGPVIRAEAAAADCYAALDLAAGKLAERLRRAADRRVRHHANHAGAKPTGITSVPLGSLMPLEGTKPAAALPTGAEEAGAAGRSGSGGSRPVVAAPADESTARIGAGEQSEQAPLIVREKTHEAEPMSLEEALSNMELVGHDFYLFLDVDLGLPSVVYRRVGYDYGVIRLSGSAAAGRSGPAGADQRDERPSPTRGAFVSSAAAV, encoded by the coding sequence GTGGACATCGTGGTCAAGGGCAGGCACACCGCGGTTCCGGAACGGTTCCGCAATCATGTCCAGGCCAAGCTCGCCAAGTTGGAACGGCTGAATTCCAACATCATCCGGGTGGATGTCGAGCTGTCGAAGGAACGCAACCCCCGGCTGTCCGACGTCTGCGACCGGGTCGAGCTGACCGTGTACTCACGGGGTCCGGTGATCCGGGCCGAGGCCGCCGCGGCCGACTGCTACGCCGCCCTCGACCTGGCCGCCGGCAAACTGGCCGAGCGGCTGCGCCGGGCCGCCGACCGGCGGGTCCGCCACCACGCCAACCACGCTGGAGCCAAGCCGACCGGGATCACCTCGGTTCCGCTCGGCAGTCTCATGCCGTTGGAGGGCACGAAGCCGGCGGCTGCCCTACCGACCGGTGCCGAGGAGGCCGGTGCCGCCGGAAGGAGCGGCAGCGGCGGATCCAGGCCGGTCGTCGCCGCCCCGGCCGACGAATCCACCGCCAGGATCGGTGCGGGCGAGCAGAGCGAGCAGGCTCCGCTGATCGTCCGGGAGAAGACCCACGAGGCGGAGCCGATGTCGCTGGAGGAGGCCCTGTCCAACATGGAACTGGTGGGGCATGATTTCTATCTCTTCCTCGACGTCGATCTTGGCCTCCCCAGCGTCGTCTACCGGCGGGTCGGTTACGACTACGGTGTCATCCGGTTGTCCGGTTCGGCGGCGGCCGGCAGGTCGGGGCCGGCGGGCGCCGATCAGCGGGACGAGCGGCCGTCGCCAACCCGAGGCGCCTTCGTGAGCTCGGCCGCCGCCGTTTAG
- a CDS encoding DUF4350 domain-containing protein: MTIPGAPAITGDHLGGGGTAGGRSGRGSPSALRSGPRPPAVRRGILVVAVLGVLVLCYVVVSALAGRPDGQAYLDVASAEPGGTRALAEILRARGIIVSATDNPSGGRQQGPNPGGLGGGVGPAGAGGRATLVVVHPGRLTHDELIALLGRVWQGADVVLVAPDATVLGALNVGVVTAGSAPSGEQSDPRCLLPEATTAGTTSIGADETFTRQGDGAGLGDMAVSLCYGDPHGEARLAVLTPTRSGSPRAGGGRLVLLGSAGFLTNEHLGRTGNAALALGLLARQPVLSWITPDAGGAGGVGTKSMMDLLPSAFWWTFLHIVVVLALLALWRGRRLGPPVPEPLPVVVRAAETVEGRGRLYAAAHARDRTADALRAGTRVRLAERMGLPLIWTPAGSLSPDPVALVTTASEQTGRSPSEIGSLLYGSGMPPQTAGPPGHLGRARDWYQSGRYPAENGQRAASGGAGRYRDGGSERTAAAGVPRAGVPRAGVGAPRRDTQDAALLALAHALDELDRQVGIR, encoded by the coding sequence ATGACCATCCCCGGCGCCCCGGCGATCACCGGCGACCATCTCGGTGGCGGCGGGACGGCCGGCGGCCGGTCCGGGCGGGGGTCGCCGAGCGCGTTGCGCAGCGGTCCCAGGCCTCCAGCGGTGCGCCGCGGGATCCTCGTGGTGGCCGTCCTCGGCGTCCTGGTCCTCTGTTACGTGGTCGTCTCGGCGCTGGCCGGGCGGCCCGACGGCCAGGCCTACCTGGACGTGGCCTCCGCCGAGCCCGGAGGAACCCGGGCCCTAGCCGAGATCCTGCGGGCACGCGGGATCATCGTCTCCGCCACGGACAACCCTTCCGGCGGCCGGCAGCAGGGGCCGAACCCCGGTGGTCTGGGCGGCGGGGTCGGTCCAGCCGGGGCGGGCGGTAGGGCGACGCTGGTCGTCGTCCATCCGGGACGGCTCACCCATGACGAGCTGATCGCCCTGCTCGGACGGGTCTGGCAGGGCGCCGACGTCGTCCTCGTGGCGCCGGACGCCACGGTGCTCGGTGCCCTAAATGTCGGGGTGGTCACAGCAGGCTCCGCGCCCAGCGGCGAGCAGAGTGATCCACGGTGCCTCCTGCCCGAGGCGACCACGGCCGGAACAACCTCGATCGGCGCCGACGAGACCTTCACCCGCCAGGGCGACGGAGCCGGTCTCGGCGACATGGCGGTCTCGTTGTGCTACGGCGACCCGCACGGCGAGGCACGCCTCGCCGTGCTGACCCCCACCCGATCGGGCTCACCACGCGCCGGTGGCGGGCGGCTGGTACTGCTCGGCTCGGCGGGGTTCCTCACCAACGAACACCTCGGCCGCACGGGGAACGCGGCGCTGGCCCTCGGCCTGCTCGCCCGGCAACCCGTACTGTCCTGGATCACACCCGACGCGGGTGGGGCCGGCGGGGTCGGCACGAAAAGCATGATGGATCTGCTGCCGTCCGCCTTCTGGTGGACCTTTCTGCACATCGTCGTCGTCCTGGCGCTGCTGGCGCTGTGGCGTGGCCGGCGGCTCGGGCCGCCGGTGCCGGAGCCCCTTCCGGTGGTCGTCCGGGCGGCCGAGACGGTCGAGGGACGCGGGCGACTGTACGCGGCGGCACACGCCCGGGACAGGACCGCCGACGCGCTGCGGGCCGGGACGCGCGTCCGGCTGGCCGAACGGATGGGCCTGCCCCTGATCTGGACCCCCGCCGGTTCCCTGAGCCCCGATCCCGTCGCTCTGGTGACCACTGCCAGCGAGCAGACGGGACGGTCACCCTCGGAGATCGGATCGCTCCTGTACGGTTCGGGCATGCCGCCGCAGACCGCCGGACCGCCCGGTCACCTCGGGCGGGCCAGGGACTGGTACCAGTCAGGCCGCTACCCGGCCGAGAACGGACAGCGGGCGGCATCCGGCGGGGCCGGACGGTATCGCGACGGCGGATCCGAGCGGACCGCCGCGGCGGGCGTTCCCCGGGCCGGCGTTCCCCGGGCCGGCGTCGGCGCCCCTCGACGCGATACGCAGGACGCGGCGCTGCTGGCGCTGGCCCACGCGCTCGACGAGCTCGATCGACAGGTAGGCATACGGTGA
- a CDS encoding ComF family protein, with amino-acid sequence MPRATLSLLTRNLAILADLIMPLACAGCGDWGASACPACVAELRGPVFLAAAGSLATPWRRGLPPCLAAARYADRVRALLLAYKERGRRDLAGPLGGALARAVARAVSSGAVGATDVHPGRCPRGRGVVLVPVPSNRAARRRRGFDHLELLCSVAAAVLRRRGHRVGIAPVLRPVRHTADQAGLGAAARFVNLTGAFGLVGPARTARLVRAADDLSDGPPADPRIVVVDDVLTTGATAGEAVRALRAGALRASAVAVVAASGPTRGRDRLLAMTGPSG; translated from the coding sequence ATGCCTCGAGCCACGTTGTCCCTGCTCACCAGGAATCTTGCGATTCTCGCTGATCTGATCATGCCGCTTGCCTGCGCCGGATGCGGCGACTGGGGGGCGTCGGCGTGCCCGGCGTGTGTCGCCGAGCTTCGTGGTCCCGTGTTCCTCGCCGCCGCGGGCTCCCTGGCCACCCCGTGGCGGCGAGGGCTGCCGCCGTGCCTGGCCGCCGCCCGCTACGCCGACCGGGTCCGGGCGCTCCTTCTCGCCTACAAGGAGCGTGGCCGGCGCGACCTGGCCGGTCCGCTGGGCGGTGCGCTCGCCCGCGCGGTAGCGCGGGCGGTGTCGTCGGGCGCGGTGGGTGCCACCGACGTGCATCCCGGTCGCTGTCCTCGCGGGCGCGGTGTGGTGCTGGTCCCGGTGCCTTCGAACCGCGCCGCGCGGCGTCGGCGTGGTTTCGACCACCTCGAGCTGCTGTGTTCCGTGGCGGCCGCGGTCCTGCGCCGACGCGGGCACCGGGTCGGAATCGCTCCCGTGCTGCGGCCGGTGCGGCACACGGCGGACCAGGCCGGGCTGGGGGCGGCGGCACGGTTCGTCAACCTCACGGGCGCCTTCGGCCTGGTCGGTCCTGCCCGCACGGCCCGGCTGGTGCGGGCCGCCGACGATCTCTCGGACGGACCTCCCGCGGACCCGCGCATCGTCGTGGTCGACGACGTACTGACGACGGGAGCCACGGCGGGTGAGGCGGTACGGGCCCTACGAGCCGGCGCCCTGCGGGCGAGCGCCGTCGCGGTGGTGGCCGCTTCGGGCCCGACGCGCGGACGGGACCGCTTGCTCGCAATGACGGGGCCGTCGGGGTGA
- a CDS encoding helix-turn-helix domain-containing protein, with product MNDRFLQLSDVADILNISSSQTYALVRSGELPAIKIGGRGQWRVERTELEAYIQRAYEQTRAFVAANPMSRNEAPPED from the coding sequence ATGAACGACCGCTTCCTTCAACTCAGCGATGTGGCGGACATCCTCAACATCTCCTCCAGTCAGACCTACGCGCTTGTCCGCTCGGGCGAGCTCCCCGCCATCAAGATCGGGGGGAGGGGCCAGTGGCGGGTGGAGCGCACCGAGCTGGAGGCGTACATCCAGCGCGCCTATGAACAGACCCGGGCCTTCGTCGCAGCCAATCCGATGAGCCGTAACGAGGCTCCGCCCGAGGACTAG
- a CDS encoding GNAT family N-acetyltransferase has product MAPLEPAEITAGRLHLRPWHPRDADAVHLACQDPEISRWTRVPTPYLYQHAVDFVSRQSPQSWASGTGALFAVVDATTEQLLASVGLTDLSGDGDAKIGYWCAAPARGRAVTSQAVAALTRWGFGALGLARIEWRAAVGNLASRRVAEKAGFTVEGTLRRALLLGDGNRRDCWVGSLLPDDPAPR; this is encoded by the coding sequence ATGGCACCTCTCGAACCGGCGGAGATCACGGCGGGCCGTCTGCATCTGCGCCCCTGGCACCCCCGGGACGCCGACGCCGTACACCTGGCCTGCCAGGACCCGGAGATAAGCCGGTGGACGAGAGTCCCGACGCCGTATCTGTACCAACACGCGGTGGACTTTGTCTCACGCCAGTCGCCGCAGAGCTGGGCCAGCGGGACCGGGGCGCTGTTCGCGGTGGTGGATGCCACGACCGAGCAACTCCTTGCCTCGGTCGGACTGACGGATCTCTCCGGCGACGGCGACGCGAAGATTGGTTACTGGTGCGCGGCGCCGGCGCGCGGGCGGGCAGTGACCTCCCAGGCCGTTGCCGCGCTGACCCGCTGGGGTTTCGGAGCTCTGGGGCTGGCCCGGATCGAGTGGCGGGCCGCGGTGGGCAACCTCGCGTCTCGCCGCGTGGCCGAGAAGGCCGGCTTCACCGTGGAGGGCACCCTGCGCCGGGCCCTGCTGCTGGGCGACGGTAACCGGAGGGACTGCTGGGTGGGATCGCTCCTACCGGACGATCCCGCGCCGCGGTGA